CTCCGCCAACGAGGGCGTGACCATCGATGCACGCGGCCTCAATGCGCAGTCGAACTTCAGCTATGACGGCGAAGAGTTCGGCGGCCAGACGGCTGACCGCTTCATCATGGCCGACGCCAACGTCAACGGCCTCGCGCTGATCGACGGCGGCGCGCTTCTGGACCTGAGCAACCTGGGCAACCAGGACGTTCTGGAAGTCCGCAACTCGGCCGTCGTGACCATCGGCGACCTGGCTGGCGTGTCGAACGTCGGCACCATCGAGTTCACCAACGACCAGGCTGCGACGCAGACTGCCGTTCTCGAACTCGACAATGCGACCGTCGATCGCCTGGTCAACAGCACGCAGGACGCGTCCGCGACCAACGGCAGCGAGGTGCTCTATGTGGCGGCCTTCGACAACCCGCTGCTGGCCGGCGCGCACACCGTCCTGAACCTTGACGCCTCGCAGGTGACCAATGCCCACCTGTCGCTCGTCGTGATTGGCGGCGGCGGAAACGACACCATCACCGGCGGCGCGGGCGTGGACCTCATCGGCGGCGGCGCGGGCAACGACGTCATCAACGGCGGTGGCGGCGACGACCTCATCAACGGTGGCGACGGAAACGACATCATCACCGGTGGCGCGGGAGCAGACAACATGACCGGCGGCGCGGGGGCGGACACCTTCGTGTTGCTCGATGCCTCCTCGGCGTTCACGCTTGCGGCGGCAGACGTCATCACCGACTTCACGACCGGCGTTGACAAGATCGACACGCAAACGGGCTGGGGTGTCGCTCCGATCGTCGATGGGGCGGCCACGATCGACTTCGCCGATTTCTTGGCGAAGGCCGACGTCGCCAACAACGCTAATGACGTCTACGTCGAGTGGAATGCTGCAGGCTCCGGCAATGCCTGGGTCTATATGGACCTGAACTCGAACGGGACTATCGACTCTGCTGACGCGGTTGCTGTCCTGGTTGGCATCAACACGGCTGCAGAAATCGCGATCGGCGATTTCATCTGATCGGATTCGGTCACTCAACTGCGAGCGGGGCCTTCGGGCCCCGCTTTTTTTAGAAGTGCATCGATCGGGCGCTTGCGGTGGCGCGGACGCTCTTGCAAGGTTGCGAAGTTCAGCGAGGGGATGCGAATGGCCGATTGGTCTGGGGGCTACGTTACCGATCTCGACTATACCTACGGCTTCTATCGCGAGCTCACGCCCGGCATCCTGTCACTGGCGCTGATGTGGCGGCAGATCGCAGCGCCTTCGCCTGACGCAAAACTCGCCTATTGCGAGCTCGGCTGCGGACAGGGCATGTCAGCCAACATCCTCGCCGCGGCGAACCCGCACATCGAATTCCATGCCACCGACTTCAATCCCGGCCAGATTGCCTTCGCGCGCGACCTGGCCGCGTCGGCCCGGCTGGGCAACATGCATTTCTACGAGGACAGTTTTGCCGAGTTCGCCGGGCGCAAGGACCTGCCGGACTTCGACATTATTGCGCTGCACGGCATCTACAGCTGGGTGCGCGACGAGTACCGCGCCAATATCCGCGACATCATCCGCCGACGCCTGAAACCCGGTGGCATCGTCTACGTCTCCTACAACTGCCTGCCGGGCTGGGCAGCCGCCGCCCCCATGCGGCACCTGCTCTATCTCCATGGCAAGAGCAGCGGCGGCCCGACAGCCGGCCGTGTCGGCCCGGCGCTCGACTTCGTCGGCAAGGTCGAGGAAAGCGGCGCTCGCTATTTCAAGGCGACGCCCGGCATCAAGGAACGGTTGGAGAACCTGCGCAAGCAAAACCACAACTATGTCGCCCACGAATACATGAACGACGTCTGGAAGATGATGTATTTCTCCGATGTCGAGGAGGAGATGCGCGACGCCAAGCTGACCTTTGCAGGCTCAGCTCACCTGCTGGACACGCTGGATCAGATCAACATCACGACAGCCCAGCAGAAGTTGCTGGCCGAAATCCAGGACCCCGTGCTGCGCGAGTCTACCCGCGACTACATGGTCAACCAGCAGTTTCGCCGCGACGTCTTCGTGAAGGGCCGCGTGGCCCTGCAACAGGACCGGCTGGAAGGGATGCTGCGCAACCTGCGCTTCGCCCTCACCGTGCCGCTGTCGGCGCTGAGCCTTAAGATCAAGGGCGCGCGTGGCGATGCAGACGCCAGCCCCGCCGTCTACAAGCCGGTGGCCGAGATGATTGCCGAGGCGCCCAGGAGTGCAGCCGAAATCGTCGCCGATCCCCGCGGCGGGCAGCTCAAGCCGGCGGAGGTGCTGCAATGCCTCTACATCCTCACCGCCTCCGGCCAGGCGCATCCCTGCCTCGCCGCGGCGGACCTCAGCGATCGCCACGCCTCGGCACGAGCGCTCAACGACGCCATCCTGCAGCGCGCGCCCGATTTCGCCGAACTGCGTTTCCTGGCCTCCCCGGTCACGGGCGGCGGTGTGGCTGTCGACCGGATGGCGCAGCTGTTCCTGCTCGCCGAACGCAAGAATGTCGACCCCAAGGAGTTTGCCGACAAGGCTCTCGCGCGGCGGGGCGAACAATTCATCGTGGACGGCAAGCCGGTCGTCGAGCGGGGCGAGCATCAAGCCGAGCTTGCCAGGCGATTTGCCGCGTATCAGCAGGAGCAGTTGCCCATGCTGAAACGACTGGGCATTGCGTGATTCGCGGCCAACCTGTCTTCTCGGCTCGGCCGTCAAAGATCGGCATCGTCAAGAACGATCATGTGCACCAATGTCTGCACGCTGGGCGATAAGGGCCGATCCGGACCTGGAGGTAAGTTGAGGCTCGCGCGTCGACGAACAGCCCCTCCTGGCTCGACGGGAGGGACGTTGCCTCCGATCTCCGTGTCAAAGCGGCTCCGAGCAAGCTTGACGACGCCCGGGGGCGATCAAGCCCGCAGCCGGAGCGTCTCACTGCGATTCAGGGTGCCGGCACGCGCCCTGCCGGCCGGAGGCTGACGGCAAGCGACGCACAGATGATACGGAAATTCAGGAAAAAAGAAGATGGTACGGTTGGCTGGGATCGAACCAGCGACCTCCGGATCCACAATCCGGCGCTCTAACCAGCTGAGCTACAACCGCAAGCCGTTCGGTGTCGGGTGCATACGGGCAATCGCGGCACATTTCAAGGCAAACATTTTGCCGCACCGCAAGTCTTTCGGTGTTCCCCAGAAATCCGATCGAAGGCGCGCCGCAGCCCAGTCGCCAGGCGACCAAAAAAGGAAAAGGCCGGGGGGAGGAGATCCCGGCCTTTCCTTTCAATGACCAGCGGGAGGAGGTGCTGGCCGCTTGGCCGCCAAGCGGAGGGAGGAGGATCCCGCTTGTCGGATATCGTGTTGCCTAGAATGCGTCAGGCGACTTTCAGTTCCCGGACGCTCCTCTCGAAGACATCCTTGATCGGCTTGGCGACCTCTTCGGCCGCCTTGGAGACGACGCCCTGCATGTCCCTCGCCTGTTCGACGGACAACTCGAAGCGCTTGCGGAAAAACGCCGTCTGCAGTTCGATGACCTCGGAAAGGGAACGGGCGGCGACCAGCGCCTCCAGATGCGAGAAGCTCGCCTCGGCATTGGTGCGCAGCGCAGCGATCGCCTTGAGCGACAAATCATTGCCCGCCGATCTCGCGTTCTCGAAGGTGCTCTCAAGCGCCTTGTGGGTGTCCTCCGCGCCGGCCTTCACCTTGGCGTAGACTTCCTTCGACTGCTCCACGCCCTTCTCGGCGATGACACGGAACTGATCGGTTGCCTTCGAAGCGTCGAAGGTCGGGAATTCGATGGTTTCAGAAACGTCTGCGATCTTGCTGGTCTTGGACATTTTCCTATCCTGTTGCTGGTCGGAAGGCTCTCGGAAGCCTTCTCGTTGCATCCCCGACAAACCTAGCAGAGGAATTTGTGCAATGCAACATTTATTGTGCAACGCACACTACCGCGAGCGCGCGAGATTAACCAAGCGGTCACTTCGAGGCTGCCATATGCGCAGATTTGTGGACGTCTGCGCCCGTTGCTTTTATTAACAATGCGTTAAAGTCCGGAAACGCAACCGGCTCAGGGGATCGCTTTTGGCTGCGGAAACGCACTCATTCATCGACATCGCCGCGCTTGACGACGTACGTCGCCATTTCGCATCTGGCGATGCGACGGTGATCCTTACGCTCGATCTCACGCAGGTCATATGGTGCAACGGGCCAGGCGCTTCGCTTCTCGGTTTCTCGGGCATCGAGACTGCGATCGGGGCGGAGTCCGGTCTCAGCCGGCAGGCCAGGCGTCAGATCGAATCCCTCCCGGCCTATCCCGAGATCGGCAAGGACCGTCCCGTCAGCGTGCGTCTCGCCGCCGGCATGATCAGCCAGATCACGGCGTTCCGGGCGAGCCGCATCGCATTGCCGGGCGGCGAGGCCGCGATCATGCTGCTGGTGCCGTTCGACGGCGCGGCGTCACACGCCGACACCGAGATCGCGGCGCACGCCATCGAGGGTTTCGAGGACCCCAGCAACTATCTTGCGCTGCTCGGCGCAAACGGCCAGCGGCTCGCCGTCACGCGCGGCTTTGAGAAGCTCGGCATCGGACGGGTCGTGCTCGACAAGCTGATCGCGGACGTGGCGACCGAGAGGGACCGCCTGCTGAAGCGCCTCGTCCGCATCGACGGGCGCGCCATGCCGGTCGGCTTCGCGCGCTTGTCCGAAGACCCGGCGCGATATCTGCTGATTACCGTCGACGATCGCCAGACCGAGGCCGACGACCTCGATTCGACCCCGGCCGGCGTGGTCGACGATTCGCAGGCGATGACGACAATCGCGACCGAACCCGCCGCCGGCGCTCCCGCAGGCGCGTCGTCGGAGGTTGCCGCAGCACCCGGCGACCACGCCCCCGGCGCACGATCCACGCAGGCTGAGCCCACGCCGGTCGCCACCGGTTCGCGCCCGTCAGAGACCGGCGACGGCGAAACGGAGGCAACCGCAGCCGCCCCTGAACCGCCGGTCACGCCTGCCGCTCCGCCCCCATCGCAGTTGGATCGGACGGCCCCTGCGCCCGCCGCATCGCACCACGACAGTTGGTATTTCAGCGCCGAGAACGACGCCGCCGGCGCGTCGCCCGTCGCCGATACGCAGGCCGGCGAATCTGCCGCCGGCAAGGCCGCTTTCGAACCGAACCCTCACGCGGCGCCCTTGCGCTTCGTCTGGAGGACCGATTCCGAAGGGCGGTTCAGTTCGATCTCTCCCGAATTCGTCGCCGCCGTCGGCGCAGACACAGGCGATCTGATCGGACGGAGCTTCGCCGATATTGCGAGGCGTCTCGCGCTTGATCCAAAGGGCGAGATCGCAGGGCTTCTCGAGCGACGGGATACATGGTCCGGCCGTTCGGTGCTCTGGCCGATAGCAGGAACTGCCCTGAGGGCGCCGGTGGACCTGGCCGCCTTGCCCGCATACGACCGCGACCGCCAATTCGAGGGTTTTCGTGGGTTCGGCGTCGCCAGAATGGGCGAAGCGGTCCAGGAATCGCAGGAAGCCGCCACGCCCCTCTCCAAATCCGCGGACACAGGCCACGACGCGAGCGAGCCGGGCTCGACGGAGCCAGTTCAGGCCGCGACGTCCGATGAGCCGGCGACGGAAGGCCGGCACTCCGCGCCATCGCCCCAGTTCGATCCGGAGCAGCCGGAGGTCCACGCAGAAGATTCCTTCCGGGGCGAGACGCCGGCGCTGGAGATCGGAGCCAAGCCCGGGCGCCGCTTCACCGACAAGGTGATCAGCCTTGCCGAGCACCGCACCCCGGCAAACGACAAGGGCCTGACCCCGCTGGAACGCAGTGCGTTCCGTGAGATCGGCGAACAGTTGAAGCGCTCCAGCCAAGCCGCGGCGCAGGCGGCGAAGTCCGACGCGACCCCACCTGCCTCGACGGGCGGTTCCAGGGACGACGCCCCGGAAGCAGCCGAACGGTCTCTGGAAACGCAGCCTGACAGGAACCCGGTCCCCTCCCCGGCAGACCGCCCCGAAACCGAACCCGAAGTTGCGGAGCCCGCCGCGCCCTCGCCCCGGGCGGATGAACGGCCGTCCGAAGCTGATCGAGCTCCAGCCGGCGCCAAGGACGAGGTCGCGGAGACGCGTCCCGCAGAAGAAGCCGCGACGCCGGCCGCGCGGGTCTCCCGCTCGCTGCTCGACTTCGCGTCGGCGGCCGAGCCCGGCGCGGATGAGGAGGCATCGCTTCCCGCAGCGAGCGATGTCACCGCCGCCACATCCGGCGACGGCGAAACGCCCCGGCAAGCCGAGGCGGCCGCACCCCAAACGCCAGGCGTCGCCCGCATTGCCATCAAGGACGAAGGCTTCATGCCGTCCGCCTTTGCGGAGCGCCGAACGGGCGGACGGCGCGCCGACACCTCCATCCTGGCGCAGTTGCCGATCCCGGTGCTCATTCATTCAGGCGATACGCTGCACTACGCCAACGAAGCACTCCTTTCGTTGACCGGCTACGGTTCGATCGACGAGCTTGCGGCCGCGGGCGGGCTGGACGCGCTCCTCTCCGGACCGGTCGAAGGCCGCAACGAGGGCGACAACCGCGTCATGCTCACGACGCGGGACGGCAGCGAAATTCCCGTCTGCGCCTATCTCCAATCGGTGCCATGGCTGGGCGGCAAGGCGTTGCTGCTGACGCTCATCCGTCCGCCCGCAGCAGCGAGCGTGGACCCGGCGGTGGCGACCGTCGAGGATGAGGAACTGCAGGCGCGCGTCGCGGAGCTGCGCACGATCCTCGACACGGCGACCGACGGCGTGGTCCTTATCGACA
This portion of the Mesorhizobium shangrilense genome encodes:
- a CDS encoding phasin translates to MSKTSKIADVSETIEFPTFDASKATDQFRVIAEKGVEQSKEVYAKVKAGAEDTHKALESTFENARSAGNDLSLKAIAALRTNAEASFSHLEALVAARSLSEVIELQTAFFRKRFELSVEQARDMQGVVSKAAEEVAKPIKDVFERSVRELKVA
- a CDS encoding class I SAM-dependent methyltransferase, producing the protein MADWSGGYVTDLDYTYGFYRELTPGILSLALMWRQIAAPSPDAKLAYCELGCGQGMSANILAAANPHIEFHATDFNPGQIAFARDLAASARLGNMHFYEDSFAEFAGRKDLPDFDIIALHGIYSWVRDEYRANIRDIIRRRLKPGGIVYVSYNCLPGWAAAAPMRHLLYLHGKSSGGPTAGRVGPALDFVGKVEESGARYFKATPGIKERLENLRKQNHNYVAHEYMNDVWKMMYFSDVEEEMRDAKLTFAGSAHLLDTLDQINITTAQQKLLAEIQDPVLRESTRDYMVNQQFRRDVFVKGRVALQQDRLEGMLRNLRFALTVPLSALSLKIKGARGDADASPAVYKPVAEMIAEAPRSAAEIVADPRGGQLKPAEVLQCLYILTASGQAHPCLAAADLSDRHASARALNDAILQRAPDFAELRFLASPVTGGGVAVDRMAQLFLLAERKNVDPKEFADKALARRGEQFIVDGKPVVERGEHQAELARRFAAYQQEQLPMLKRLGIA
- a CDS encoding histidine kinase dimerization/phospho-acceptor domain-containing protein; this translates as MAAETHSFIDIAALDDVRRHFASGDATVILTLDLTQVIWCNGPGASLLGFSGIETAIGAESGLSRQARRQIESLPAYPEIGKDRPVSVRLAAGMISQITAFRASRIALPGGEAAIMLLVPFDGAASHADTEIAAHAIEGFEDPSNYLALLGANGQRLAVTRGFEKLGIGRVVLDKLIADVATERDRLLKRLVRIDGRAMPVGFARLSEDPARYLLITVDDRQTEADDLDSTPAGVVDDSQAMTTIATEPAAGAPAGASSEVAAAPGDHAPGARSTQAEPTPVATGSRPSETGDGETEATAAAPEPPVTPAAPPPSQLDRTAPAPAASHHDSWYFSAENDAAGASPVADTQAGESAAGKAAFEPNPHAAPLRFVWRTDSEGRFSSISPEFVAAVGADTGDLIGRSFADIARRLALDPKGEIAGLLERRDTWSGRSVLWPIAGTALRAPVDLAALPAYDRDRQFEGFRGFGVARMGEAVQESQEAATPLSKSADTGHDASEPGSTEPVQAATSDEPATEGRHSAPSPQFDPEQPEVHAEDSFRGETPALEIGAKPGRRFTDKVISLAEHRTPANDKGLTPLERSAFREIGEQLKRSSQAAAQAAKSDATPPASTGGSRDDAPEAAERSLETQPDRNPVPSPADRPETEPEVAEPAAPSPRADERPSEADRAPAGAKDEVAETRPAEEAATPAARVSRSLLDFASAAEPGADEEASLPAASDVTAATSGDGETPRQAEAAAPQTPGVARIAIKDEGFMPSAFAERRTGGRRADTSILAQLPIPVLIHSGDTLHYANEALLSLTGYGSIDELAAAGGLDALLSGPVEGRNEGDNRVMLTTRDGSEIPVCAYLQSVPWLGGKALLLTLIRPPAAASVDPAVATVEDEELQARVAELRTILDTATDGVVLIDNDGNVRSISRPAEALFGYDSDQVAGKPFASLFAIESQRAAGDYLAGLAGHGVASVLNDGREVIGREAQGRFIPLFMTIGRLPGNTGYCAVLRDITQWKRAEEDLVQARAQAERTSSQKSDFLARVSHEIRTPLNAIIGFSELMLDEKFGPVANDRYRDYLRDINRSGNHVLDLVNDLLDISKIEAGQQEMDYEAVALNDALAETVALMQPQANRERVIIRSSFASKLPEVVADLRSVRQIALNILSNAVRYTQAGGQVIVSTAHEPNGEVVMRVRDTGVGMTQAEIEQALKPFKQVNALKRARGDGTGLGLPLTKAMVEANRAKFSIFSTPGEGTLVEVAFPSTRVLAE